A genome region from Baekduia alba includes the following:
- a CDS encoding peptidoglycan-binding protein, giving the protein MAAAQRALGIAADGVFGPQTRKAVRAFQRAHGLLVDGRVGPQTRAALGLGLAATTTTTADATATTRSANAHAAALNARLPAATTRAVQQHLGIAADGVFGSQTRKAVRAYQRAHGLEVDGVVGPATLSALGVTAAATRTAAATDAGDTTTAASSAPAAAGSGAQAAVSAAMSKVGSPYVSGGNGPSSFDCSGLTSWAMRQAGIAIPRTSFAQFGTGSAVGQSAIQAGDLVFFNTAGPGASDVGIATSATTAVSATTHGVMNHAIFDSYWGSHFVGARRVG; this is encoded by the coding sequence GTGGCGGCGGCCCAGCGTGCGCTCGGCATCGCGGCCGACGGCGTGTTCGGCCCGCAGACGCGCAAGGCGGTCCGGGCCTTCCAGCGGGCGCACGGACTGCTCGTCGACGGCCGCGTCGGGCCGCAGACGCGCGCGGCGCTCGGGCTCGGGCTCGCGGCGACGACGACCACCACCGCCGACGCCACGGCGACGACGCGCAGCGCGAACGCCCACGCCGCCGCGTTGAACGCTCGCCTCCCGGCCGCCACCACGCGCGCCGTCCAGCAGCATCTCGGGATCGCCGCCGACGGGGTGTTCGGCTCGCAGACGCGCAAGGCGGTCCGGGCCTACCAGCGCGCGCACGGCCTCGAGGTCGACGGCGTCGTCGGGCCCGCGACGCTCTCCGCGCTCGGCGTCACCGCCGCCGCGACGCGCACCGCCGCGGCGACCGACGCCGGCGACACGACGACGGCGGCGAGCAGCGCGCCCGCCGCCGCCGGCTCCGGCGCGCAGGCGGCGGTCTCCGCCGCGATGTCCAAGGTCGGCTCGCCCTACGTCTCCGGCGGCAACGGCCCGTCGTCGTTCGACTGCTCCGGCCTCACCAGCTGGGCGATGCGCCAGGCCGGGATCGCGATCCCGCGCACGAGCTTCGCCCAGTTCGGCACCGGCTCGGCCGTCGGCCAAAGCGCCATCCAGGCCGGCGACCTCGTGTTCTTCAACACCGCCGGTCCGGGCGCGTCCGACGTCGGGATCGCCACCTCCGCGACGACCGCCGTCTCGGCCACCACGCACGGCGTGATGAACCACGCGATCTTCGACAGCTACTGGGGATCGCACTTCGTCGGCGCCCGCCGCGTGGGCTGA
- the rny gene encoding ribonuclease Y has product METLIGAALIGVAIVVAALVYGRQRPAAAVAAAVAPPSSGPPPEDAELARRAAELERSAVRTAALEAALDRRGADLDRREAELERRDQHLRAHSTEIEQLRAQREQSLERIAGLSAGQAKQALLKDVEDDARHDAVRVLRQVEEETKRDAERRVRSILSVAMQRLAASHAAETTVSVVQLPSDDMKGRIIGREGRNIRALENLTGVDFIIDDTPNAVVLSAFDGVRREVARMTLEKLLQDGRIHPARIEETYYQAKSELESHMLEAGEEAVFEAGVQGLDPELVKILGRLKFRTSYGQNVLAHSVECAHLAALMASELGASTKTARRAALLHDIGKAVSHEVEGPHALVGGDLARRHGEAEAVAHAMEAHHNEVEPQTVEAVIVQAADALSGARPGARGESLEQYVKRLRDLEKLATRHDGVDKVYAMQAGREIRVIVEPGAISDDKAIALSHKIAREIEQELEYPGQIKVTVIRESRAVDYAK; this is encoded by the coding sequence ATGGAAACCCTGATCGGCGCGGCGCTCATCGGAGTCGCCATCGTCGTCGCGGCGCTCGTGTACGGACGCCAGCGTCCGGCCGCAGCCGTCGCCGCGGCCGTCGCCCCGCCGTCCTCCGGGCCGCCGCCCGAGGACGCCGAGCTGGCCCGCCGCGCCGCCGAGCTGGAGCGCAGCGCCGTCCGGACCGCCGCCCTCGAGGCCGCGCTGGACCGTCGCGGCGCCGACCTCGACCGCCGCGAGGCCGAGCTGGAGCGCCGCGACCAGCATCTGCGCGCGCACTCGACCGAGATCGAGCAGCTCCGCGCCCAGCGCGAGCAGTCGCTCGAGAGGATCGCCGGGCTCTCCGCCGGGCAGGCCAAGCAGGCCCTGCTCAAGGACGTCGAGGACGACGCCCGCCACGACGCCGTCCGCGTGCTGCGCCAGGTGGAGGAGGAGACCAAGCGCGACGCCGAGCGCCGGGTCCGCTCGATCCTCAGCGTCGCCATGCAGCGGCTGGCGGCGTCGCATGCGGCCGAGACCACCGTGAGCGTCGTCCAGCTCCCGAGCGACGACATGAAGGGCCGGATCATCGGCCGCGAGGGCCGCAACATCCGCGCGCTGGAGAACCTGACCGGCGTCGACTTCATCATCGACGACACGCCCAACGCGGTCGTGCTGTCGGCCTTCGACGGCGTCCGCCGCGAGGTCGCGCGCATGACGCTGGAGAAGCTCCTCCAGGACGGCCGGATCCATCCGGCCCGCATCGAGGAGACCTACTACCAGGCCAAGTCCGAGCTCGAGTCGCACATGCTCGAGGCGGGGGAGGAGGCCGTCTTCGAGGCCGGCGTCCAGGGCCTGGATCCCGAGCTCGTGAAGATCCTGGGCCGGCTGAAGTTCCGCACGTCCTACGGCCAGAACGTCCTCGCCCACAGCGTCGAGTGCGCGCACCTTGCCGCGCTGATGGCCTCCGAGCTGGGCGCGTCGACAAAGACGGCGCGCCGCGCCGCGCTCCTGCACGACATCGGCAAGGCCGTCTCGCACGAGGTCGAAGGCCCGCACGCGCTCGTCGGCGGCGACCTCGCGCGGCGCCACGGCGAGGCCGAGGCCGTCGCCCACGCGATGGAGGCCCATCACAACGAGGTGGAGCCGCAGACCGTCGAGGCCGTGATCGTCCAGGCCGCCGACGCGCTGTCCGGGGCCCGCCCGGGGGCGCGCGGCGAGTCGCTGGAGCAGTACGTCAAGCGTCTGCGGGACCTCGAGAAGCTCGCGACCCGGCACGATGGCGTCGACAAGGTGTACGCCATGCAAGCCGGCCGCGAGATCCGCGTCATCGTCGAACCCGGGGCGATCAGCGACGACAAGGCGATCGCCCTGTCGCACAAGATCGCGCGCGAGATCGAGCAGGAGCTCGAATACCCGGGACAGATCAAGGTCACGGTGATCCGTGAGTCGCGAGCAGTGGATTACGCCAAGTGA
- a CDS encoding GNAT family N-acetyltransferase — translation MPIDFGIDRVATRRLVGRRPEPGDALAYARVLTDARVDEEAWPEHLRTADRAQAMLDEAIVHWDRWGFGPWTVLLDGTPIGYDGLRHAQVAGRPAVELLWFLDAAHWGQGYATELAREALRVAFEVLELDEVVAQTVDGNHASRAVMEKLGMRHVDSVMHAGLPHVVYRVER, via the coding sequence ATGCCCATCGACTTCGGCATCGATCGCGTCGCCACGCGGCGTCTCGTCGGCCGCCGGCCCGAGCCCGGTGACGCGCTGGCCTACGCGCGGGTCCTCACGGACGCCCGCGTCGACGAGGAGGCGTGGCCCGAGCACCTGCGGACCGCCGACCGGGCGCAGGCGATGCTCGACGAGGCGATCGTGCACTGGGACCGGTGGGGCTTCGGGCCGTGGACGGTGCTGCTCGACGGCACGCCCATCGGCTACGACGGCCTGCGTCACGCGCAGGTGGCCGGCCGGCCCGCGGTCGAGCTGCTGTGGTTCCTCGACGCCGCCCACTGGGGCCAGGGCTACGCGACCGAGCTGGCGCGCGAGGCGCTGCGCGTCGCGTTCGAGGTCCTGGAGCTCGACGAGGTGGTCGCCCAGACCGTCGACGGCAACCACGCGTCACGCGCCGTGATGGAGAAGCTCGGCATGCGGCACGTCGACTCGGTGATGCACGCGGGCCTTCCGCACGTCGTCTACCGCGTCGAACGCTGA